In Pseudonocardia sp. C8, one genomic interval encodes:
- a CDS encoding HU family DNA-binding protein, translated as MNKAQLVDALTTRLGDRRAAAAAVDAMVEVIVDTVGSGGSVTLTGFGVFEPRRRAPRTARNPRTGETVPVAETVVPSFRPGAAFKERVAGSEAAAEGATSAPRRAPRDTSGSAPASTRRSRSDASASVSAKGGKGTTATSRAARGTSAKGTSAKGAAAKGTSAKGAAAKGTSAKGAAAKGTSAKGTAAKGATAKDGAAKGATARTAAAEGTATKGTASSNSSGKAAAAKGGTRQRAAKPAGTSRTTATKKTIPPDTSAPGATESSAAKKPAPRKRATAEK; from the coding sequence ATGAACAAGGCTCAGCTCGTCGATGCGCTGACCACCCGGCTCGGTGACCGTCGTGCTGCGGCGGCCGCCGTGGACGCGATGGTCGAGGTGATCGTGGACACGGTCGGCTCGGGCGGCTCGGTCACGCTGACCGGGTTCGGGGTCTTCGAGCCGCGCCGTCGGGCGCCGCGGACCGCGCGGAATCCCCGCACCGGCGAGACCGTCCCGGTCGCCGAGACGGTGGTGCCGTCGTTCCGGCCGGGGGCTGCGTTCAAGGAGCGGGTGGCCGGTAGCGAGGCCGCCGCGGAGGGGGCGACGAGCGCGCCCCGCCGGGCCCCGCGCGACACCTCCGGATCCGCCCCGGCGAGCACCCGCCGGTCCCGTTCCGACGCGTCGGCGAGCGTGTCGGCCAAGGGGGGCAAGGGAACCACCGCGACGAGCCGCGCGGCGCGGGGGACTTCCGCGAAGGGGACGAGCGCGAAGGGCGCCGCGGCGAAGGGGACGAGCGCGAAGGGTGCCGCGGCGAAGGGGACGAGCGCGAAGGGTGCCGCGGCGAAGGGCACGAGCGCGAAGGGGACCGCCGCGAAGGGCGCCACCGCGAAGGACGGCGCGGCGAAGGGAGCCACCGCGAGGACGGCTGCGGCGGAGGGCACCGCCACGAAGGGGACCGCGTCGTCGAACTCCTCCGGTAAGGCTGCGGCCGCGAAGGGCGGGACCCGGCAGCGCGCCGCGAAGCCGGCGGGCACCAGCCGCACGACGGCCACCAAGAAGACGATCCCACCCGACACCAGCGCTCCCGGCGCGACCGAGTCGTCCGCGGCGAAGAAACCCGCCCCGCGGAAGAGGGCGACCGCCGAGAAGTAG